Proteins encoded in a region of the Photobacterium profundum SS9 genome:
- a CDS encoding PBPRA1643 family SWIM/SEC-C metal-binding motif protein, translating to MSKLFFKGRIDARQNHILSGYNVSRDVKAGTEGAPVPVVVNTEERKAQIEALAAEKSIVVNIVVDATAEENTIELDTILNKPKTATVEKTQNRNEPCLCGSGKKYKKCCA from the coding sequence ATGTCAAAATTATTTTTCAAAGGCCGAATAGACGCAAGACAAAACCACATTCTTTCGGGCTACAACGTAAGCCGTGACGTAAAAGCAGGAACCGAAGGGGCACCAGTTCCTGTTGTGGTAAACACTGAAGAACGCAAAGCTCAAATCGAAGCGCTAGCGGCTGAGAAATCAATCGTTGTAAATATTGTTGTTGATGCAACAGCTGAAGAGAACACCATTGAGCTAGATACTATTCTCAACAAACCAAAAACGGCTACCGTTGAAAAAACACAAAACCGCAACGAACCCTGCCTTTGTGGCAGCGGGAAGAAATACAAGAAGTGCTGTGCTTAA
- a CDS encoding phosphoribosyltransferase, which produces METNKHIGSLVLSQERIRLGVAIVADKLNQKFSGEEVVIISVVPGGILFTADLVRELKFDVNMDYIACHHTPGVSENGSPIVYHQDINIKDKHVILVDDAIETGGTMKRVALFIGAEFGVKSVSIATLFVKPNRVNIPVTQYFAYEMDNDDMLIGYGLSWENKYQNIPFVSKLIK; this is translated from the coding sequence ATGGAAACGAATAAACATATTGGAAGTTTAGTTCTTAGCCAAGAACGGATTAGATTAGGAGTGGCAATTGTAGCAGATAAACTAAACCAGAAATTTTCAGGTGAAGAGGTTGTTATTATTTCAGTTGTTCCTGGGGGTATTCTATTTACCGCGGATCTTGTTCGGGAATTGAAATTTGATGTCAATATGGACTATATAGCTTGTCATCATACACCTGGTGTTAGTGAGAATGGATCGCCGATTGTGTATCATCAAGATATTAATATTAAAGATAAACATGTCATTTTAGTCGATGATGCCATTGAGACTGGTGGAACGATGAAACGAGTTGCGCTATTCATTGGTGCTGAGTTCGGTGTTAAATCTGTTTCCATTGCTACGTTATTTGTAAAGCCTAATCGAGTCAATATACCAGTGACGCAATATTTTGCTTATGAAATGGATAATGACGATATGCTAATTGGTTATGGATTATCTTGGGAAAATAAATATCAAAATATTCCATTCGTATCGAAGCTAATTAAGTAA
- a CDS encoding IS1595-like element ISPpr6 family transposase: MRAKTFTYRLKYITQLLLDMTPAQREQVKLNIQSIQPEITVGDIIQPIFDISPQCPHCHSLHFNKWGKSGSVQRYRCKECAKTFNIKTKTPLAKLHKCDLWLQYAECMELKLPLRQAAKICNINLKTAFLWRHRFLEAQSEQYKDKLSGIIEVDEFFLAYSEKGTKKLNGDRVARKRGGEVDKRKRGEQVAVLLSIDRSKHMIDGVLADDTASEISSHLEPYIVKDSILCSDGAWAYVSIAEETNCDHKRLISNENRVQDKIYHIQTVNGAIAHFKGWIDIKMRGVATKYLPHYLAWFRESYAGLNFQQMLVAAYR; encoded by the coding sequence ATGAGAGCTAAAACATTCACATATCGCTTGAAGTATATTACTCAACTACTTTTAGACATGACTCCGGCTCAAAGAGAGCAAGTTAAGCTGAACATTCAATCTATTCAGCCAGAAATAACTGTCGGTGACATTATTCAGCCTATTTTTGATATTTCACCTCAATGTCCACACTGTCATTCACTTCATTTTAATAAATGGGGTAAATCTGGTTCAGTGCAGCGTTATCGCTGCAAAGAGTGCGCTAAAACATTCAATATAAAAACAAAAACGCCATTAGCAAAATTACATAAATGTGATCTTTGGCTGCAATATGCAGAATGTATGGAGCTGAAATTACCATTACGTCAAGCTGCCAAGATTTGTAATATTAATCTTAAAACAGCATTTTTATGGCGACATCGTTTTCTTGAAGCTCAATCAGAGCAATATAAAGATAAATTATCTGGGATCATTGAGGTTGACGAATTTTTTCTGGCCTACTCTGAAAAAGGCACAAAAAAGTTGAATGGAGATAGGGTTGCAAGGAAACGCGGGGGCGAAGTAGACAAAAGAAAACGAGGTGAACAGGTCGCAGTGCTTTTGTCGATAGACCGTAGTAAGCACATGATTGATGGTGTTTTAGCGGATGATACAGCCTCTGAAATCAGTTCGCATTTAGAACCATATATAGTCAAAGATTCTATCTTGTGCAGTGATGGCGCTTGGGCATACGTCAGCATAGCTGAAGAAACAAATTGTGACCATAAAAGGCTGATAAGTAATGAAAATAGAGTGCAAGATAAGATTTATCATATTCAGACAGTGAATGGTGCTATAGCACATTTTAAAGGTTGGATAGATATAAAAATGCGAGGCGTCGCAACGAAGTATTTACCCCATTATCTCGCTTGGTTTAGAGAAAGCTATGCAGGTCTTAATTTTCAGCAAATGTTAGTAGCGGCATACCGATGA
- a CDS encoding DUF6404 family protein: protein MNKKEFIEIYLRQKGASRTVVKPYPFLWYKLFNSNAKPCLFESPLKLFVWQLVLGTVTWGGGMWLMVWRLQEPNINNLYISLLFGFTTGLWLSLEVLYYSKKLKITSWPEWLSEHHLAE from the coding sequence ATGAATAAGAAAGAATTTATAGAGATTTATTTGCGCCAAAAAGGTGCGAGTAGAACAGTAGTGAAACCATATCCTTTTTTATGGTACAAGTTGTTTAATTCGAACGCTAAACCTTGTTTATTTGAATCACCATTGAAGCTCTTTGTTTGGCAATTAGTTCTGGGAACGGTGACTTGGGGGGGAGGTATGTGGCTAATGGTATGGCGGTTGCAAGAACCAAATATTAATAATCTATACATATCGCTACTTTTTGGCTTCACTACAGGTTTATGGTTGAGCTTGGAAGTTTTGTACTACTCAAAGAAGCTTAAAATCACATCGTGGCCAGAGTGGTTAAGCGAGCACCATTTAGCTGAATAG
- a CDS encoding tRNA-binding protein → MKQAPIKELITFDDFEKLDIRVGTITAVSEVEKSKKLMKLTVDFGDHVRSILAGIKQERENPHEIEGKQALFVVNLPEQNMAGEVSQGMLFDIGYADKLTPCLAMPETSVPNGSRAG, encoded by the coding sequence ATGAAACAAGCACCAATTAAAGAATTAATCACATTTGATGATTTTGAAAAACTAGATATACGAGTGGGAACAATAACAGCGGTTTCAGAAGTTGAAAAATCTAAAAAACTGATGAAGTTGACTGTGGACTTTGGTGATCATGTTCGTTCAATTCTTGCTGGCATCAAACAAGAACGTGAAAATCCACACGAAATTGAAGGTAAGCAAGCTCTATTCGTTGTTAATCTACCAGAGCAAAATATGGCAGGAGAAGTTTCTCAAGGAATGCTGTTTGATATTGGTTATGCAGATAAGTTGACTCCTTGTTTAGCGATGCCAGAAACCTCAGTTCCCAATGGTAGTAGAGCAGGGTAG
- a CDS encoding IS4-like element ISPpr4 family transposase, with amino-acid sequence MTMTLFEQHQLPCILESRLSKRYQTLIMEHMTVNSSNAPGVESLRHHTQSWASTQATWRFYHNEDVTFPMLSGPMLGLARSGVKESQSRYVLMAHDWCHINFAKHHSKLDKTKMSHALDVGYELQASLLVDANTGAPIAPAGLNLLTSNGIYQCRSQELQPKQSHLDSLFDSIHWQEQLDLDKPLVHVVDREADSAKDLRRLGSVHWLTRTKKGSTFRHEGQFKTAEIISRTISPYLKGVISLRGKEGYLFVGETTVELHRKSEKLASAAPTCRFVMSLVTDDEGKELARWYLLSNVLDVDATEIATWYCHRWNIESWFKLLKSDGHQLEKWQQTTAESILKRLITASVATTLIFKLYSDSSDEANEFKGFLVKLSGRLTKRTKPVTQPSLLAGLWVFLQMCEVLNTYTMDEINAMRQIASSFFAQSV; translated from the coding sequence TTGACGATGACTCTTTTTGAACAACATCAATTACCCTGTATCCTTGAATCAAGATTATCTAAGCGTTATCAGACCCTTATAATGGAACACATGACAGTTAATTCTAGCAATGCACCAGGTGTAGAATCTCTTCGCCACCACACACAATCATGGGCATCGACACAAGCAACATGGCGTTTTTATCATAATGAGGATGTGACTTTTCCTATGCTAAGTGGCCCGATGCTGGGTCTTGCTCGTTCTGGTGTGAAAGAAAGTCAAAGTCGATATGTATTAATGGCTCATGATTGGTGCCATATCAATTTCGCTAAACATCATAGTAAGTTAGATAAAACTAAGATGTCACACGCTCTCGATGTTGGCTACGAACTGCAAGCGTCTTTATTGGTAGACGCAAATACTGGCGCACCCATTGCTCCAGCAGGTCTTAACTTACTGACAAGCAACGGTATTTATCAATGCCGAAGCCAAGAGTTACAACCCAAGCAAAGTCACCTAGATTCACTCTTTGACAGCATTCATTGGCAAGAACAATTAGATTTAGACAAGCCCCTGGTGCATGTTGTTGATAGAGAAGCAGATTCAGCGAAAGACTTAAGACGTTTAGGCTCAGTTCACTGGCTAACTCGAACTAAAAAAGGCTCAACGTTCCGTCACGAAGGTCAGTTTAAAACGGCTGAAATCATCAGTCGAACAATCTCCCCATACTTGAAAGGTGTTATTTCTCTTCGAGGTAAAGAGGGCTATTTGTTTGTTGGTGAAACGACTGTTGAGTTACACCGGAAATCAGAAAAGCTAGCGTCAGCGGCGCCCACCTGTCGCTTTGTTATGAGCCTGGTCACGGATGATGAAGGTAAAGAGCTAGCAAGATGGTATCTGCTGTCTAACGTGTTGGATGTTGATGCAACAGAGATTGCAACGTGGTATTGCCATCGCTGGAATATTGAATCTTGGTTTAAGTTATTGAAGTCAGATGGTCATCAGTTAGAAAAATGGCAGCAAACTACTGCGGAGTCAATATTAAAGCGTCTGATCACAGCCAGTGTTGCAACGACGTTGATATTTAAGCTTTATTCGGACAGCTCGGATGAAGCTAATGAATTTAAAGGTTTTTTGGTTAAGCTGAGTGGTCGTTTAACTAAGCGAACAAAGCCTGTCACTCAGCCATCACTGCTTGCGGGACTATGGGTTTTCCTACAAATGTGTGAAGTACTAAATACCTACACCATGGATGAGATAAACGCGATGAGGCAAATAGCCAGTTCGTTTTTTGCTCAATCTGTGTAG
- a CDS encoding IS4-like element ISPpr4 family transposase translates to MTMTLFEQHQLPCILESRLSKRYQTLIMEHMTVNSSNAPGVKSLRHHTQSWASTQATWRFYHNEDVTFPMLSGPMLGLARSGVKESQSRYVLMAHDWCHINFAKHHSKLDKTKMSHALDVGYELQASLLVDANTGAPIAPAGLNLLTSNGIYQCRSQELQPKQSHLDSLFDSIHWQEQLDLDKPLVHVVDREADSAKDLRRLGSVHWLTRTKKGSTFRHEGQFKTAEIISRTISPDLKGVISLRGKEGYLFVGETTVELHRKSEKLASAAPTCRFVMSLVTDDEGKELARWYLLSNVLDVDATEIATWYCHRWNIESWFKLLKSDGHQLEKWQQTTAESILKRLITASVATTLIFKLYSDSSDEANEFKGFLVKLSGRLTKRTKPVTQPSLLAGLWVFLQMCEVLDTYTMDEINAMRQIASSFFAQSV, encoded by the coding sequence TTGACGATGACTCTTTTTGAACAACATCAATTACCCTGTATCCTTGAATCAAGATTATCTAAGCGTTATCAGACCCTTATAATGGAACACATGACAGTTAATTCTAGCAATGCACCAGGTGTAAAATCTCTTCGCCACCACACACAATCATGGGCATCGACACAAGCAACATGGCGTTTTTATCATAATGAGGATGTGACTTTTCCTATGCTAAGTGGCCCGATGCTGGGTCTTGCTCGTTCTGGTGTGAAAGAAAGTCAAAGTCGATATGTATTAATGGCTCATGATTGGTGCCATATCAATTTCGCTAAACATCATAGTAAGTTAGATAAAACTAAGATGTCACACGCTCTCGATGTTGGCTACGAACTGCAAGCGTCTTTATTGGTAGACGCAAATACTGGCGCACCCATTGCTCCAGCAGGTCTTAACTTACTGACAAGCAACGGTATTTATCAATGCCGAAGCCAAGAGTTACAACCCAAGCAAAGTCACCTAGATTCACTCTTTGACAGCATTCATTGGCAAGAACAATTAGATTTAGACAAGCCCCTGGTGCATGTTGTTGATAGAGAAGCAGATTCAGCGAAAGACTTAAGACGTTTAGGCTCAGTTCACTGGCTAACTCGAACTAAAAAAGGCTCAACGTTCCGTCACGAAGGTCAGTTTAAAACGGCTGAAATCATCAGTCGAACAATCTCCCCAGACTTGAAAGGTGTTATTTCTCTTCGAGGTAAAGAGGGCTATTTGTTTGTTGGTGAAACGACTGTTGAGTTACACCGGAAATCAGAAAAGCTCGCGTCAGCGGCGCCCACCTGTCGCTTTGTTATGAGCCTAGTCACGGATGATGAAGGTAAAGAGCTAGCAAGATGGTATCTGCTGTCTAACGTGTTGGATGTTGATGCAACAGAGATCGCAACGTGGTATTGCCATCGCTGGAATATTGAATCTTGGTTTAAGTTATTGAAGTCAGATGGTCATCAGTTAGAAAAATGGCAGCAAACTACTGCGGAGTCAATATTAAAGCGTCTGATCACAGCCAGTGTTGCAACGACGTTGATATTTAAGCTTTATTCGGACAGCTCGGATGAAGCTAATGAATTTAAAGGTTTTTTGGTTAAGCTGAGTGGTCGTTTAACTAAGCGAACAAAGCCTGTCACTCAGCCATCACTGCTTGCGGGACTATGGGTTTTCCTACAAATGTGTGAAGTACTAGATACCTACACCATGGATGAGATAAACGCGATGAGGCAAATAGCCAGTTCGTTTTTTGCTCAATCTGTGTAG
- a CDS encoding GNAT family N-acetyltransferase yields the protein MKIHCRKLNDIDYLNMRALLLRDGANDWNYITEESISTQFTLIGEGRASVALAEVEEGEIIGFAVIIHSDAFPVKLVKYTDSSDIAYIKEVVVSKSHSGKGLGSKLLQECVLIARNQNVSNVFIERHEENAASAGMMRKAGFEIIDTFYDPKKRSAGSRNTSVLAKCT from the coding sequence ATGAAAATACATTGTCGAAAGTTGAACGATATTGATTATTTAAATATGAGGGCTCTCCTGCTAAGAGATGGGGCAAATGACTGGAATTACATTACCGAAGAAAGTATATCCACCCAATTCACATTGATAGGTGAAGGGAGAGCATCGGTTGCTTTAGCTGAAGTTGAAGAAGGTGAAATCATAGGTTTTGCAGTAATCATTCATAGTGATGCATTTCCAGTCAAACTTGTAAAATATACTGATTCTTCAGACATCGCTTATATCAAGGAAGTAGTTGTGAGTAAAAGTCACAGCGGGAAAGGGTTGGGCAGTAAGTTGCTTCAAGAGTGTGTTCTTATTGCCCGTAATCAGAATGTGAGTAACGTGTTCATTGAAAGGCACGAGGAGAACGCTGCTTCAGCAGGGATGATGCGCAAAGCCGGATTTGAAATTATTGATACTTTTTATGACCCTAAAAAAAGGTCAGCAGGATCAAGAAACACTTCAGTGTTAGCTAAATGCACATAA